Below is a genomic region from Xiphophorus couchianus chromosome 9, X_couchianus-1.0, whole genome shotgun sequence.
ttttttctctgttttctgtggGTATAGTCAGGGGTTCACATacattttcacacataaaaTTTCTTACTTTTCCCAATTTAAATTTCCTGAATTCTCAATCTCCTTTAtcccattttaaaaatacagaagttCCAAATGAATCTATGGCAGATATTTCTACAGTGTGAATATCCTAAAAAAATACTCAAGCTTGCTACTGTCGTACTGCTAACAACAACAGACGCACAAGGTTGGAAAGAACACCGGCTTTACTAGTAAAAcagtgaatatatatatatatttttaccattttggtCCTGGCTGGAACTTCAACAGCAAACACAGCCATCCCTCTGCTGCTGCACCAGTTCCTGCTCTGCTCATTGTTTACATGAACCGTCACCTTCTGATTGGCCTGCAGAACAGAAAGCAGAGCTTAACTTTTTCCAGTTTAAATCTATGAAAACACAGAATGTAGTTTAAACAGGTAAGTAggataaaaagaataaaaggttTACACAAATTCGTCTTTGCATACCATTAAGTCATGGTAACATTCTAAACAATTTTCTCTCCTCAGTTGTTTCGAGCCCTACAGCCATTCTTTAAGTGTAGCTTTTGTTGCCAAGAGAATGGACACTCCTCCTGCATGTCAATGATCCTGAATTGAATAAGAACTACTGATTGTGTTGGCTAAGGTCCTGGGAAATGTAGTTTATATTCCTCTCAACCCATCCGCTTTGCAACTGGCACTGAAACAGACCCTCAGCATGATACTACCACTGACATGTTTAACAGCTGCTACAATGTTCTGATGTTAAAAACCTCAAGGTAGTTTTTGAAACTTCTTCTTATTGTGGACAAACAGCTCAGACTTTTCAAATGAATGTTCTTCCGTCTGAGGGTGAAAGCTTGGAAACTGGACACAAATGGATGTTCCAACCGAGTGTGACTCTGTAGTTTATTCTCTgaaagtaaactttattttagataAGCTCCATCATTTCTGCCAAGAGTGTGGTCAAACACACAGTGAGAATCATGCCAGAACCTTGTTGATATTGACAAAAACTGTGATTTGTCTGCAACTTGCTAAAAGACATTCCAACAAATGTTGCTGGGGTGTATGCATATCTGCaagcttgagaaaaaaaaaataaaataggatgAACGATTTCAGTGAACCAATAAAAGCCCCAGATAATCTAAAATTCATGCCTCTAATAAGTGTTGAAAACTTAATTGTTACCCTCAAAGCTAGATAAGAGTAAACAAGTTTTTGGTCCACCTTGTTGACTATGAGGGAGGAAATCCGGTGGTCTCCTCTGTAGGTGTAGATGAAGACATTGTCATGCCCTCGAAGTGCTTTGGCCCCAAACCTCGAGGTGATGGACTTCTGGAGGGCTTGGTTCAAAAGCTTGGTGCCTAAGTCCAAGCAAAGTGGCTGCATGGATGGCTGAGTGCCTTCACAGTGCACATCTATTTGGAATGGACATGCCTTACAGAGCAGGAGGAAAGGTTTGTTTAACTGGCTGAAATTCATCCTACACCACAAAACCAAATGAGTGAACTTCTATGAATTAATATCACAACCTCACCTACCTCTACTAACTCCAGCATATGATTGTAGCCCATAGATTCCAGGGTCACCCACAGATCTGTGGGGTCTCCATCTTTCTCTGTGGCCTCCATCAGGTTCAGCTCCATAAAACCCTGCCGGGTCAGCTGGTTTTTCCTCATATCAAAGTTTTCTGGCcccacaaaaccaaaaacaataaaaacctggGCACACTCTTCACGTTAAATTGCTTTGGTTAGTGACTACCTTTACACACTGCCCAGGCATCCCGGTCACACTTCTCCCCACTGGTCCTCAGCTCAAACAGGTTGTACTCATCCAGGCTTAGCAAACCATTCCCATCCAGGTCAATCATCTCAAAGATTTCAGACAGCACCTCCCTGtggcaaaaacagaatattacaGATAAATGACTCGCATCATCTTTTCCTATAAAACACGTGTCCATAAGAGCATTTTCCATTCAAACTCTGTGGCAGCAACAGATAAACATCAGAGGTTTACCTCAGCTCGCTGGTGAGGTCTGGTTCTCCTGTGTCTGTCTTGTAGACAAGTTTGACAGATTTATCCGAAAagctacttttgttttgtttctttaatctgCAGCCACTGGTGAAGGGAAGCAGGCGGTAAGTCCCAGCATTTAGTTCTCCTTTCCAAACATACTtctacaagaacaaaaaaacatcaacaaataaTCTCACAAGTGCAGACATGCAGGAATTACAACAGCATGTAGGGACactgatattttatttgattctatGTATGATAGATTTAGAACACAAATTAATCTGGTGATGAAAGGGCCTGTTTACATTAAACATACTTCTTTGTCTTTTGATTCGGTGAAACATACTAAAGCGGAGTCCTCTTTGGTTTCACCTGCTGTCATGACAAAAACAGCCGTGTCCACGTTCATCCATGCTGGAGGCTTATCtgaaaagatgaacagaaaacgtttttgttttttttaatcacaaattatttttaaaattagtaacatacattatgtattttctatgaattatgaaaattatGGCAAATAAAATCATAGAGTGAGGACCTACAGGAAACTCCATTCAGATCATGGACCTTCTTGCTACAAGAGCTATCAACTGCACAACCATGTAGCCCTATGGCAGATCCATCatactaaattaaatttaatgagcTCAACAGGCCCATGAAAGGTAATGAATCTATTTTATGTTGGAATTTAAGATGCCCTAAAAATGGCTTCTGACCCAAACAAATCCTTAATCAAAATTGCTGAagtctaatttaaaaatgtcagataaaACCTTGCTTCTTGAAGCAAAGTGTAAAGTACTATTATAATTTCTGTAAAAGGCATTTTGCAGGCAACTGTATACAATATTTTtccaattgtaaaaaaaaacttgcattgGGTTTCTCCAAGCTACAACATTTAGCTGTATACGCtacagttttgcacatttttctttcaaggAAATGTTGAAACTAACCAGGTCTGTGGCTGAGGCTCAGCGGCTGGATGGTTAGATATACACTGGTTTTTTGAGGAATATGAAGGTGGTACTGCAGAGAGCTAATGCTGCTGTTATCGTCCACAAAGAAGCAGCCTTTCATAAAGCAGTGATGCCAATCCTGCAATGACAGAAAACACTCCTGCTTTACATATCCAATGGTTGTCTGGATGGCAAGTCAGGAGAACAATCATAAAAATATGGTTACCTCTGCTAGAAGGCCTTATAATACTTATAAAGGATTCAATTCTGCTTTATGTATCTAGACATGTTTATGTGTGTGGCTTCAGCTCAGATCCTGACACTACaaaattcatttattcagtCAACAGAAACCAAAACTAATTAGGATGTCCTATTTAAAGCAGGATGGATCTTGTGACAGGGGACGTATAGTTTGGCATAAATAAGCTGAAGAAGCTCAGTTGATTAACAAAGGCTGCCACAGTTATAATTACCACTCAAATCTTCAGCGGAAAAAttcattgcaacattttttttatatatatattaactcATTGACATGAAACAGATGCTACTCTAGTGCTGGCCAGAAGAGGGCAGGAGTGTCACGTCGTGGGTCTGAAGAGGGCTGGGGAAAGTCTCCCTTCTGGACCTGATTGGGGCAAATTGGAGTCCATTTAACCTTGATAAATATGGTCTCTTCAATCTTGAGCGAGCGGTCATTCAAAAGCGTCCAGGGGCTACTTTGGTGATATTTATGAATTCTAATAATTCTTTCATTTTGCAATCCTGTTGTTGCTTTGTCTGGCTACACAACCGAAATTAGGTAATAATTTGAAATTGAACAGGAACATCAACACAGCGAAGTTTTCATTCCCCTCATTGGAGAcacattaaatgaaaacacagttgACGTGGACACACAGTAAAAAGCACATTGAGGGCCAAGCAAGGCTAGAATAGGCCATATATCCTTTTAGTTGACAAATAAATCACCAagttaaacaaagaaaagtgcCATAAAGACGGAGCATGCCACTCCTTTAGAGAAAAGCCATTTTCTCTGAGTATTTATCTTGGGCTGTGAGAGGCATAAAAGATCAAACCATAACACTTCGGTGGTTTGTCCAGACAATATTAAATGAGGGAAAATGCCATGGGCACCCATCCACTGGTTAAGGACATCAGAATTAATGCCTCCATAGAGAGAGGGTCAGCCTGCAG
It encodes:
- the efcab7 gene encoding EF-hand calcium-binding domain-containing protein 7, whose product is MSSQESTRPSDDEVFYMQCRAAYLAVFRSSLSNISSKQQLCRVLQQAGRNPSHAILNKYWTSRTSKLNFDDFCEILKCEQKTEEAELMRAFRKLDVNCDGYITHSVLEKALTSSGEKMTAEEVNAVCSLAEINKDGKLDCAEFCRQLVSTAEQCQTAALEKLEADAKLKRQNFGSQLYSPPKSSVASASSASPAQHGESDSTAKKDSQSSSHPPSARSRRSSLSNSVTMASSSSKAGKVQEPSGLQDWHHCFMKGCFFVDDNSSISSLQYHLHIPQKTSVYLTIQPLSLSHRPDKPPAWMNVDTAVFVMTAGETKEDSALVCFTESKDKEKYVWKGELNAGTYRLLPFTSGCRLKKQNKSSFSDKSVKLVYKTDTGEPDLTSELREVLSEIFEMIDLDGNGLLSLDEYNLFELRTSGEKCDRDAWAVCKENFDMRKNQLTRQGFMELNLMEATEKDGDPTDLWVTLESMGYNHMLELVEACPFQIDVHCEGTQPSMQPLCLDLGTKLLNQALQKSITSRFGAKALRGHDNVFIYTYRGDHRISSLIVNKANQKVTVHVNNEQSRNWCSSRGMAVFAVEVPARTKMVCQHVLPINEKQEWVYNCVETSLPST